The Granulicella sibirica genome has a segment encoding these proteins:
- the tmk gene encoding dTMP kinase, whose protein sequence is MARGFFITFEGLDGSGKTTQLRRLATYLTTAGHTVVTMRNPGSTSLGDRIRTILLDSRSEAALGPIDPIAELTLMFADRAQSIAEVIQPALAAGAIVLCDRFTDSSEAYQGGGRQLGAERVLALHAAVCDNLQPDLTLLLLPSLHTSLARARRRNQRSLAVTGTDENRFERESDEFYTRIHTAYMAIAVRAPDRVLTLTDDSSIDIIELQIRAAVEARLEAQAPLLQPEETR, encoded by the coding sequence ATGGCACGCGGTTTCTTCATCACCTTCGAGGGCCTCGACGGCTCCGGCAAGACCACCCAGCTCCGCCGTCTTGCCACCTACCTCACCACCGCCGGTCATACGGTCGTCACCATGCGCAATCCCGGCTCAACCTCCCTCGGCGACCGCATCCGCACCATCCTGCTCGACTCCCGCTCCGAAGCCGCTCTCGGTCCCATCGACCCAATCGCCGAACTCACCCTCATGTTTGCCGACCGCGCCCAATCGATCGCCGAGGTCATCCAGCCCGCGCTCGCCGCCGGGGCCATCGTCCTCTGCGACCGCTTTACCGACTCCTCTGAGGCCTACCAGGGCGGAGGCCGCCAGCTCGGCGCCGAGCGCGTCCTCGCCCTCCACGCTGCCGTCTGCGACAACCTCCAGCCCGACCTCACCCTGCTCCTTCTGCCATCCCTCCACACCTCGCTCGCCCGGGCCCGCCGCCGCAATCAGCGCTCTCTCGCCGTCACAGGCACCGACGAAAACCGCTTCGAGCGCGAGTCAGACGAGTTCTACACCCGCATCCACACCGCCTACATGGCCATCGCCGTCCGCGCACCCGACCGCGTTCTCACCCTCACCGACGACTCCTCGATCGACATCATCGAGCTCCAGATTCGCGCCGCCGTCGAAGCCCGCCTCGAAGCCCAGGCACCCTTGCTCCAGCCCGAGGAGACCCGGTAA
- a CDS encoding CCA tRNA nucleotidyltransferase, giving the protein MADYIYLLENRLSTAQKNALSSLREIVRAKGLTLFLVGGAVRDLTSGSPVRDLDFAVQGNALKLRKELETAGAVVTGSHDTAQALYLTFPGGVRVEVAATMTATHPKPGKPVLKASTILDDLRRRDFTANAMALSLNEGSYGLLMDPLNGVADIENQQLRLASNYGFIEDPVRMIRAARFAARLGWTLEEKTQTRYDTGKEEGYISAMQDWSRGYEAEEIVHEEDPLRVMKRLESEGWMQIVSPAWNSAKANVAELDKVREIQTQLQLQSVHPDPSAVNFPLLTAKMNAKEVEALKASFPRPGFVAEIDGLEAEGKEFATQLGGKSSAAPSAAYKLITSAKADVVLYVAYTSKSTAIQAKFKSFFGEWQQVRQTIPYTLMLEMRITPELPEYKELVEKLFFELMDGRLGTAEEMKAFLEPYSPPAPPPPVNLKRARATKKDAKGAKGRGKKAAVSEDEDDDELEENQGSGADDDDDDDDAEDAIELPDVPDLVGEALGDMSDDDDLDSDSDDEDDDEEEEAPPAKPAKAAAKGKAKAAPDPEPEPEVPVVKKKEPVAPAAAKKVAAKAPASASKGTVGVKAIPAKAVAAKAVAAKAVAAKAPVKVAAKAAKAPAKKR; this is encoded by the coding sequence ATGGCCGATTATATCTACCTGCTCGAGAATCGACTCTCGACAGCACAAAAGAATGCACTTAGCTCGCTGCGCGAAATTGTGCGGGCCAAGGGGCTCACACTATTTCTGGTTGGCGGCGCGGTTCGCGATCTGACCAGCGGGTCACCGGTGCGTGACCTGGATTTCGCGGTGCAGGGCAATGCGCTGAAATTGCGGAAAGAGCTTGAGACCGCCGGAGCGGTCGTAACTGGGTCGCATGACACGGCGCAGGCACTTTACCTGACGTTTCCTGGTGGTGTCCGGGTCGAGGTTGCGGCGACGATGACAGCGACCCACCCGAAGCCTGGTAAGCCGGTGCTGAAGGCGTCGACCATTCTGGACGATCTGCGTCGCCGGGACTTCACGGCGAACGCGATGGCCTTGTCGCTGAACGAAGGATCCTATGGGCTCCTGATGGATCCGCTGAATGGCGTGGCGGACATCGAGAACCAACAGCTTCGGCTGGCTAGCAACTATGGGTTTATCGAGGATCCTGTCCGGATGATCCGGGCGGCCCGGTTCGCGGCGCGTCTCGGCTGGACGCTCGAGGAAAAGACGCAGACACGGTACGACACCGGCAAGGAAGAGGGCTACATCAGCGCGATGCAGGACTGGTCGCGCGGGTATGAAGCCGAGGAGATCGTTCACGAGGAAGATCCGCTGCGCGTGATGAAGCGCCTCGAAAGCGAAGGCTGGATGCAGATCGTCTCTCCGGCCTGGAATTCAGCCAAAGCGAACGTCGCGGAGCTGGACAAGGTTCGGGAGATCCAGACGCAGTTGCAGTTGCAGAGCGTTCATCCTGATCCGTCTGCCGTGAACTTTCCGCTGCTGACAGCGAAGATGAACGCGAAAGAAGTCGAGGCGCTGAAGGCAAGCTTCCCGCGTCCGGGCTTCGTGGCGGAGATTGACGGGCTTGAGGCGGAGGGCAAGGAGTTTGCGACGCAGCTTGGCGGGAAGAGTTCGGCGGCTCCCTCGGCGGCTTACAAGCTGATCACGTCGGCGAAGGCGGATGTTGTGCTGTACGTCGCGTACACGAGCAAGAGCACCGCAATCCAGGCGAAGTTCAAGAGCTTCTTCGGGGAGTGGCAGCAGGTGCGGCAGACGATTCCGTACACGCTCATGCTCGAGATGCGGATTACTCCGGAACTGCCAGAATATAAAGAACTTGTCGAAAAGCTGTTCTTCGAGCTGATGGATGGCAGGCTGGGTACGGCCGAGGAGATGAAGGCATTCCTCGAGCCGTATTCTCCTCCCGCGCCGCCTCCGCCGGTGAACCTGAAGCGAGCGCGCGCAACCAAGAAGGATGCCAAGGGCGCGAAGGGCAGGGGCAAGAAAGCCGCCGTCTCCGAGGATGAGGATGACGATGAACTCGAAGAGAACCAGGGCTCCGGGGCGGATGATGACGACGATGACGACGACGCTGAGGATGCTATCGAGCTTCCGGATGTGCCGGATCTCGTTGGCGAGGCCCTGGGCGACATGAGTGACGACGACGACCTCGATAGCGACTCAGATGACGAGGACGACGACGAGGAAGAGGAAGCACCACCCGCGAAGCCTGCCAAGGCGGCGGCGAAGGGGAAGGCCAAGGCCGCTCCAGATCCGGAACCTGAGCCTGAGGTCCCTGTGGTGAAGAAGAAGGAGCCGGTGGCTCCAGCCGCGGCAAAGAAGGTTGCAGCGAAGGCGCCGGCGTCGGCTTCGAAGGGAACGGTTGGGGTGAAGGCCATTCCAGCGAAGGCCGTAGCGGCAAAGGCAGTGGCTGCAAAGGCTGTTGCTGCCAAAGCTCCAGTGAAGGTTGCGGCGAAGGCTGCAAAGGCTCCAGCCAAGAAGCGCTAG
- a CDS encoding SRPBCC family protein — MSQQATLADRELVLVRTLNAPRASVYRAWTEPALLKQWFAPLPYTTPLAELDVRAAGSSVITMRGPDGTDFPNRGVYLEVIPNQRLVFTDAYTTAWEPSEKPFMTVTITLEDDGDKTIYTARVLHWSTADRDMHEKMGFHKGWGQCADQLEAVAAKL, encoded by the coding sequence ATGAGCCAGCAAGCCACGTTAGCCGACCGCGAACTCGTTCTCGTCCGCACCCTCAACGCCCCACGCGCCAGTGTCTACCGCGCCTGGACTGAGCCCGCTCTTCTGAAGCAGTGGTTCGCACCCCTGCCCTACACCACGCCTCTCGCCGAACTGGATGTCCGCGCCGCCGGCTCCTCTGTCATCACCATGCGCGGCCCCGACGGCACGGACTTCCCCAACCGCGGCGTCTATCTCGAGGTCATCCCCAACCAGCGCCTCGTCTTCACCGACGCTTACACCACTGCCTGGGAACCGTCCGAAAAGCCCTTCATGACGGTCACCATCACGCTCGAAGACGACGGCGACAAGACGATCTACACCGCCCGTGTTCTGCACTGGTCCACAGCCGACCGCGACATGCACGAGAAGATGGGCTTCCACAAAGGCTGGGGCCAGTGCGCCGACCAGCTCGAAGCCGTAGCCGCGAAGCTCTGA
- a CDS encoding DUF3224 domain-containing protein yields MPQAIGSFEVKVVPQKEVEGVGDPSLGRMSLDKQFHGKLTATSKGQMLSAMTETKGSAGYVAMERVVGELGGRHGSFVLQHNGTMDRGKPGLSIRVVPDSGTGELQGLYGEMTIQIEGGAHRYEFTYDFADGDSLTSA; encoded by the coding sequence ATGCCGCAGGCGATTGGGAGTTTTGAAGTGAAAGTCGTACCTCAGAAAGAGGTGGAGGGTGTTGGTGATCCTTCGCTTGGGCGTATGTCGCTGGACAAGCAGTTCCATGGGAAGCTGACCGCGACGAGCAAAGGCCAGATGCTGAGTGCGATGACCGAAACGAAGGGGTCGGCAGGCTACGTTGCGATGGAGCGCGTTGTGGGTGAGCTTGGCGGGCGGCACGGCTCGTTCGTGCTGCAGCACAACGGGACGATGGATCGCGGGAAGCCGGGACTTTCGATTCGCGTCGTGCCGGATTCGGGGACGGGGGAGTTACAGGGGCTTTACGGGGAGATGACGATCCAGATCGAGGGTGGGGCACATCGGTACGAGTTTACTTATGACTTCGCGGACGGGGATTCTCTGACTAGCGCCTGA
- the lpxD gene encoding UDP-3-O-(3-hydroxymyristoyl)glucosamine N-acyltransferase: protein MNLSDLARHLDATLHGDPTANITGIAGIEDAGPGHLTFVANPKYASLARTTKASAILVEPEFPEIATSTLRLANPYLAFARAIELFYTPPAYAPGIHPTAVIDPTAVIGANAHIGPYAVISANVILGDDAIILAHAVLYPGVRAGSHLFLHAHAIVREHCVLGDHITIQNGAIVGADGFGFARQHGPNQLPGGPWYKIVQSGPAVLEDNVEIQANACIDRASIGETRIQAGAKIDNLVQVGHGSNVGPATLLCAQVGLAGSTTIGKNVILAGQVGVAGHCTIGDGAIATAQSGIPNDVAPGKTVSGYPAIDNRQWLRSVAIFNKLPDIIRELKRRPTNE from the coding sequence ATGAACCTGTCCGACCTGGCCCGCCACCTCGACGCCACCCTCCACGGCGACCCCACCGCCAATATCACCGGCATCGCCGGTATCGAGGACGCGGGCCCCGGCCATCTCACCTTCGTTGCCAACCCGAAGTACGCCTCCCTCGCCCGCACCACCAAAGCCTCCGCCATCCTCGTCGAGCCCGAGTTTCCCGAGATCGCCACCTCGACCCTCCGCCTCGCGAACCCCTACCTCGCCTTCGCCCGCGCCATCGAACTCTTCTACACCCCACCCGCCTACGCCCCAGGCATCCACCCCACCGCCGTCATCGACCCCACCGCCGTCATCGGGGCCAACGCCCACATCGGCCCCTACGCCGTCATCTCCGCGAACGTCATCCTCGGCGACGACGCCATCATCCTCGCCCACGCCGTCCTCTACCCCGGCGTCCGCGCAGGCTCGCACCTCTTCCTCCACGCCCACGCCATCGTCCGCGAGCACTGCGTCCTCGGCGACCACATCACCATCCAGAACGGAGCAATCGTTGGTGCCGATGGCTTCGGCTTCGCCCGCCAGCACGGCCCCAACCAGCTTCCCGGCGGTCCCTGGTACAAGATCGTCCAATCCGGCCCCGCCGTCCTCGAGGACAACGTCGAAATCCAGGCCAACGCCTGCATCGACCGCGCCAGCATCGGTGAGACCCGCATCCAGGCCGGGGCAAAGATCGACAACCTCGTCCAGGTAGGCCACGGCTCGAACGTCGGCCCCGCGACATTACTCTGCGCCCAGGTCGGCCTGGCCGGATCGACCACCATCGGAAAAAACGTTATCCTCGCCGGCCAGGTCGGCGTCGCCGGTCACTGCACCATAGGCGACGGAGCCATCGCCACCGCGCAATCCGGCATCCCCAACGACGTCGCCCCCGGCAAAACCGTCAGCGGCTACCCCGCTATTGACAACCGCCAGTGGCTCCGCTCCGTAGCCATCTTCAACAAGCTCCCCGACATCATCCGCGAGCTCAAGCGCCGCCCGACCAACGAATGA
- a CDS encoding cytochrome P450, whose product MTTPPVVELDPKLAPPDEAEWNIPPGLRYSLPMYAFKPWVRIGHPILLFEYLHKTFGNIACYRLFNTYIIFVNEPEYIREILINQAPSFIKERTLKRMKILLGEGLITSDDPIHMRQRRIAAPAFHRQRIAAYGERISASAAAQRDRWQPGQALDIAAAMMDLSLEIVARTLFDTEVTDEIRSINDEVNTIMGLYNYLIGLPALESYLNWPVPGVMKFRRSRNRLNATVDRLIAAHKKAGVDKGDLLSMLLSSRDEEADASGEHTGMSDTQVRDEVLTIFLAGYETVANALTWTFYLLSQNPEAEARLHAELDAVLGTADGTHRLPTLADYPQLRYTEQVFAEAMRLYPPAWAMGRMSTKPVTLGPWRIPPGAHFFFSQYIVHRSAEFFPDPLRFDPDRHSPENKAGRHKFAYFPFGGGGRQCIGEAFAWMEGIFSIATLASRWRMTYLGTEPPIPQAKITLRPRDPLMMRLIPRT is encoded by the coding sequence ATGACCACTCCCCCCGTAGTCGAACTCGACCCGAAGCTCGCCCCGCCAGACGAGGCCGAGTGGAACATCCCCCCCGGCCTCCGCTACTCCCTCCCCATGTACGCCTTCAAACCGTGGGTCCGCATCGGCCACCCCATCCTGCTCTTCGAGTACCTCCATAAGACCTTCGGCAACATCGCCTGCTACCGCCTCTTCAACACCTACATCATCTTCGTCAACGAACCCGAGTACATCCGCGAGATCCTCATCAACCAGGCTCCCTCCTTCATCAAGGAGCGCACCCTCAAGCGCATGAAGATCCTCCTCGGCGAAGGCCTCATCACCTCCGACGACCCCATCCACATGCGCCAGCGTCGCATCGCCGCCCCGGCCTTCCATCGCCAGCGCATCGCCGCCTACGGAGAGCGCATCTCCGCCTCCGCCGCCGCCCAGCGTGACCGCTGGCAGCCCGGCCAGGCCCTCGACATCGCCGCCGCCATGATGGACCTCTCGCTTGAAATCGTCGCTCGCACCCTCTTCGACACCGAGGTCACCGACGAGATCCGCAGCATCAACGACGAGGTCAACACCATCATGGGCCTCTACAACTACCTCATCGGCCTCCCCGCCCTCGAGTCCTACCTGAACTGGCCAGTCCCCGGCGTCATGAAGTTCCGCCGCTCCCGCAACCGCCTCAACGCCACCGTCGACCGCCTCATCGCCGCCCACAAGAAGGCCGGCGTCGATAAGGGCGATCTCCTCTCCATGCTCCTCAGCAGCCGCGACGAAGAAGCCGACGCATCCGGCGAGCACACCGGCATGTCCGACACCCAGGTCCGCGACGAAGTCCTCACCATCTTCCTCGCAGGCTACGAGACCGTGGCCAACGCCCTCACCTGGACCTTTTACCTCCTCAGCCAAAACCCCGAAGCCGAAGCCCGCCTCCACGCCGAACTCGACGCCGTGCTCGGCACAGCCGACGGCACCCATCGCCTCCCCACCCTCGCCGACTACCCGCAACTCCGCTACACCGAGCAGGTCTTCGCCGAAGCCATGCGCCTCTACCCCCCCGCCTGGGCCATGGGCCGCATGTCGACCAAGCCGGTCACCCTCGGCCCCTGGCGCATCCCACCCGGAGCCCACTTCTTCTTCTCCCAGTACATCGTCCACCGCAGCGCCGAGTTCTTCCCCGACCCCCTCCGCTTCGACCCCGACCGCCACTCCCCCGAGAACAAGGCCGGCCGCCATAAATTCGCCTACTTCCCCTTCGGCGGAGGAGGCCGCCAATGCATCGGCGAAGCCTTCGCCTGGATGGAGGGCATCTTCTCCATCGCCACCCTCGCCAGCCGCTGGCGCATGACCTACCTCGGCACCGAACCGCCCATCCCTCAGGCCAAGATCACCCTCCGCCCCCGCGACCCCCTCATGATGCGCCTCATCCCACGCACTTAG
- a CDS encoding DUF6982 domain-containing protein — MASSRKKVIVRLLSGDLLHGYLPAAAFVRHEPPAAALLDLLDLAGRILPLALQDIKLIHYVRDFNLDDTRNPERLTRTAFLARPRNEGLWLCITFAAGDQLEGLAPLDVTLLDGLVEDSGLFLTPPDDRTNTHRVFVPRPAIAALQLLAVVTTPSRKVAKPSADPQPNLFPETP; from the coding sequence ATGGCCTCATCCCGCAAGAAAGTTATTGTTCGCCTCCTCTCGGGCGACCTCCTCCACGGCTACCTCCCCGCCGCCGCCTTTGTGCGTCACGAGCCGCCCGCCGCCGCGCTGCTCGACCTCCTCGATCTCGCCGGTCGCATCCTGCCTCTCGCATTGCAGGACATCAAGCTCATCCACTACGTCCGCGATTTTAATCTCGACGACACCCGCAACCCCGAGCGCCTCACCCGCACCGCCTTCCTCGCCCGCCCACGCAACGAGGGCCTCTGGCTCTGCATCACCTTCGCAGCTGGAGATCAGCTTGAGGGCCTCGCCCCCCTCGACGTTACCCTCCTCGACGGCCTCGTCGAAGACTCCGGACTCTTCCTCACCCCACCCGACGACCGCACAAACACCCACCGCGTCTTCGTCCCACGCCCGGCGATCGCAGCGCTCCAGCTCCTCGCCGTCGTCACCACCCCATCCCGCAAGGTTGCGAAGCCCTCCGCCGACCCTCAGCCCAACCTCTTCCCCGAGACTCCCTAG
- a CDS encoding NADPH-dependent FMN reductase — protein MVVAVLLGSVRPERMGERVAKWVKAELTKAGHEVVVVDPAKVELPLLANMWKEVKDSDSAEDSALKAKLKPLADLYARVDGFCIVSAEYNHTAPPALINLIDYFLQDYFFKPSAIVCYSATPFGGVRGAMGLRSLLAEVGMPTIPSLQPIPSVGTALSEAGVPLTQELAEKSGKFFKEFDWYMRAFKAERALGVPY, from the coding sequence ATGGTTGTTGCGGTGTTGCTTGGATCGGTACGGCCGGAGCGGATGGGCGAACGGGTTGCCAAGTGGGTCAAGGCTGAGTTGACGAAGGCGGGTCATGAGGTCGTGGTGGTGGACCCGGCGAAGGTGGAGCTTCCGTTACTGGCAAATATGTGGAAGGAAGTGAAGGATAGCGACTCGGCAGAGGATTCGGCTCTGAAGGCCAAGCTGAAGCCGCTGGCGGATCTCTATGCGCGGGTGGATGGGTTCTGTATCGTGAGCGCGGAGTACAACCACACGGCGCCTCCGGCGCTGATCAACCTGATCGACTACTTCTTACAGGATTACTTCTTCAAGCCGTCGGCAATCGTCTGCTATTCGGCGACGCCGTTTGGCGGAGTGCGTGGAGCGATGGGGCTCCGGTCGCTGCTTGCCGAGGTGGGGATGCCGACGATTCCCTCGCTGCAGCCGATCCCGTCGGTGGGAACGGCCTTGAGCGAGGCTGGCGTGCCGCTGACGCAGGAGCTTGCCGAAAAGTCCGGGAAGTTCTTCAAGGAGTTCGACTGGTATATGCGGGCGTTCAAAGCCGAGAGGGCGCTTGGGGTGCCATACTAG